The genomic window CGCGAACTTCAGGCAGGCGATCGTTGATTTTTATGCGAAGCGATTCGGTGCGGAACTTTCGACGAACGAGATAGCCGCGGCATGCGGCGGCAAACAGGCATTATTCAATGCCGCGTGTGCATTGCTCAACGCGGGCGACGAAGTGCTGATACCGCAGCCGTATTGGGTAACGTTCCCCGAGATCGTGAATTTCTGCCGAGCGGTGCCGGTTTATATCGACACCGAGCCGACTGAATTCATCCTGACGGCGGACAGTGTTGCCGCCGCGATCACGGATAAGACAAAGCTTTTGATCATCAACTCGCCGAACAATCCGACGGGCCGCGTCATACCAAAGGATGAACTTATTCGCATTTTCGAGGTTTGTGCGTCGAAGGGCGTTTACGTCATCACCGACGAGTGCTATCTGTTCTTTGTCTATCCGCCGGCGGAGCCGTTCTCGGCAGCGAGCCTGCCTGCTGCGATGCGCAAATACATCTGCATTGCCGGCAGTTTCTCAAAGACGTATGCGATGACGGGCTGGCGCATAGGCTATACGATAGCCGACCCGGAATGGACAAAAGCAATGGTCAAGCTGCAAAGCCACTCAGCAACGCACCCGACATCATTCGTGCAATACGCTTGTGCCGAGGCACTCGGCGACCTTGATAAAACGCTTGAGGTCGTCGCGCTGATGACAAATGAATACGAGAAACGCCGAAATTGGCTGGTGCCGGCGCTGAATGAGATCCGCGGATTAAAGTGTGCCATGCCGGAAGGCGCGTTCTACGCGTTCGTTGATGTTCGCGGGCTTTTGGGTGCGAAACTTCATACTTCCGCAGACGTCGCCGAAGTTATGCTGAAGCATGCTCACACCGTTGTTACGGACGGCGCGGGCTTTGGTGCCGAAGGCTTCCTGCGTATCTCGTACGCAACATCGCTCCACAACCTCGAACGTGCAATGACCGCACTGCGCGAACTCTTCGGCACGCGCTAAAAAAGACACGGCGGCATTATGCGCTCAGAAATGACCGACGGCTCGAACGAAGTTGCGCTGTCTTAGCCATTTCCGCATTCGCGCATTCGTGGCCGTACTCTTACTTCAGCCGCCGGTCATCATCAGGCCGATGTCCTCGGTAGAGGTTACGAGAGGGTCAACCTCGCCGACGATCTTGCCTTCGCGAATTACGAGCAGGCGATCGGCGAGGGCCGTTACTTCTTCTAATTCGGCGGAAACGAGCAGCACTGCCGTGCCGGCATCGCGCAGGCCGATGAGTTTGCGGTGAATGAACTCGATAGCACCGATATCGACACCGCGGGTAGGCTGTGAAACGAGCAGTAATTTGGGGTGTAACTCGAACTCGCGGCCGATAATCAGCTTCTGCTGATTGCCGCCAGAGAGCGAACGCGCCGCAAGCGTAGGATCGGACGGACGCACGTCAAAATCGCGTATTATCTCACCGACGCGTCCGGCGATCGCCGCGTTGCTCAGAAAACCTGCGGATGACGCGATAGGCGGGCGGTAATGAACGCCGAGTATGGCATTCTCCGCAAGGTCGGACTCGAGCAGAAGGCCGCGCTTGTGGCGGTCTTCGGGGATATGTGCGATACCAAGCTCTTTCAGATGGCGTGCCGAAAGGCGTGTTACATCGCGGCCGTTAAAATCAAATGAGCCTGAGCTCGGTTTTGTAAGCCCCGCAAGTGCCTCGATCAACTCCGTTTGGCCGTTGCCCTCGATCCCCGCAATACCGACTATCTCGCCCGCACGAACCGAGAACGAAACACCGTCCACCGCCAACCCGTGCTTCCCTTCGACCGACAGCTCTTTGACCTCAAGTACCGTTCCTGCCGGCTCGGCCTTTGTCTTCTCAACACGCAAAAGCACGTCGCGGCCCACGATCATACGAGCGAGTTCCTTTGCATTCGTCTCGCTCGTCGCGACGTTGCCGACCGCTCGGCCGTCACGCATAACCGTAACTTCGTCCGATATGGCCAACACTTCGTCAAGCTTATGCGTGATGATGATAATGGTCTTGCCTTGCTCCTTCATACGGCGAAGGATGTTGAAGAATTCGTCAACTTCCTGCGGCGAAAGAACCGCGGTCGGCTCATCCAAGATAAGCAGCTCGGCGTTTCGATATAGTGCCTTTAACAGCTCAACACGCTGCTGCTGCCCGACGGACAGATCCTCTATCACGGCCCGCGGATCGACTCCAAGCCTCAGCTTGTCAGAGAGCGCTTTTATGTCATGGTTAGCTTTTTCAAGGTCGAGGCTTGCCGCCGAACCTGTCTCGGCACCGAGGATTATGTTCTCGGCAACGGTCATCGTATCGACAAGCATAAAGTGCTGATGCACCATGCCGATGCCGAGCGCGATCGCATCATGCGGCGTCTTTATCGAGACCGGCTTGCCGTCAACCAGGATCTCGCCGCTGTCGGCATTGTAAAAGCCGTACGCGATGCGCATGATGGTCGATTTTCCGGCGCCGTTCTCGCCGACGATCGCGTGGATCGTACCCTTATGAACGGTCAAAGAAACATCGTTATTCGCGATAACGCTGCCGAAGGTCTTTGTGATATTTCTAAGCTCTAACATATAAGATCAGTGCGGGCCGAAGCTCGAACCCAGCAGATAAACTACGAGGCCAACCATCAATATGGCGACGGCGCCATTGACCCAGAAGCACTTCTTGAACATTGCCGGCGATGACGCAGCTTCTAAGACAACTGCACGAACCCTGGCAGTGATCATCAGGACCGAGCCGCTGTCAAGAAAAAGAAAGATGAAAAACCGATCACAACTATCAGTTTCAGAACACTCACGCGACCTAGTCGCCTTTCGGTACAACGTGTGGGCGTAACCAACCCTCGATCTCGTCAATACCCCATTTGCCCGCTTCGATTTTCAAAGCAGCATCAACGATCTCATTATCTTCTGCCGCAAGCTCACAGTCGTTCAACTCCAGAAATATTTCCATAAGGAAGGTTGCGGTCCTCTTGTTTCCTCCAACCCACGGATGGTTCTTTATTAGGCCGAAGCACATCGTTGCCGCCTGCCGAATAAGATCGGCGTCGTCATAGGCCGCCGCCTGCTTCGGTCGTGCAAGGGCTGACTCGATCAGATCTCGGCGATCTACGCCGAAATATATCTCATCCCAAGACCGCATCAACCAGATATGCAGGCTTATCGCCTCTTCGACAGGGAGATATACCGGCCCGTCAGTCGCCAATTCGCTTTAGTTCCTCGTACACTTTTCGACGCTTGGTCATCACCTTTTCAGCCACGCTTCGTGCCCGTTTCGAGAGCGGCGGCAGGACTTCGGCGCTCACTCGATCGCCATCCTTGAATGTGATAAGCACTTGCGTCCCTTTCTCGAGGTTGTTCTCACGAGCAAAATCAGCAGGCAGATCCAATACCCATGAGCGCCCAACAACCTTGATAGGCTTGTCTTTATCGGATTTTGCGTTGCTTACCATTTTTTGTCCTCGAATTATAGCACCGTTTACTATGCGTCCAGATCAATTCGCCATTGCGTCCGTAACTTTGATCTTGCCTGAGATGATATCGGCCTTTGCCTGTTCGACCTTTAGAATGACATCGCCCGGGATCAGCGATTCGCCGCGGTCATTTCGGTTATTCTCGTCCATTGCGTAGGCTACGCCGTCCTTATCGAGGCCGAAAACGTGAAAGCCGCCCTGGAACTTGCCGTCCAGCACCTCTTTAACAACGTCGTAGCAGGCATTATCAACACGCTTCACCATCGAGGTCAGTACGTAGCCGGGCTTGACGCCGTTCTGATTCGAGTCAACGCCGATAACGAATTTATTCGCCTCGCCGTTCGTTTTCCCGTATTGCTCGACGGCGTCGAACGCCCCGAGGCCCGAGTTGCCCGCAGCGGTAAAAATGACATCCGCACCGCGTTCGATCTGTGCAAGTGCGAGTTCCTTGCCCTTGCCGGGATTATTCCAGGCGGCATCCGTTACACCGACATAGTTATCGATGATCCTGATGTTCGGATTCACGCTTTTCGCCCCTTCAGCATAACCGGTCGCGAACTTATGTATCAGCGGTATATCCATTCCGCCGATAAAGCCGAGCACGCCTGTCTTCGATTTCGAAGCGGCGATCATCCCGACGAGATATGAGCCTTCATGCTCACGGAATACGAGCGATGCGACATTGCTGAGCGGTGTCTTGCCGTCCTTTTCAAAGATCACACCGTCAACGATGGCGAACTTGATATTCGGATAGTCCAACGCGACCTTTTGCATGATCGGCCCTTGAGCAAAGCCGACACCAAAGATCAGATCGAAATTCTTCTCCGCAAACGCCCGCATCGCAGGCTCGATCGAGGTCGGGTTTCCCGGCTCAACGTCAAAGAGGCAAATGTTAAGCTCCTCTTCGGCACGTTTGACGCCTTCCCATGCGGCCGCGTTGAACGAGCGGTCATTCTTACCGCCGATGTCAAAGACGATCCCGACGTTCACCTTGCAGCCCGGGCGCCGCGCCGCAACTCGCGGGCTGCACGACGACAAAAACCATACCGACATCAAAGCAAGGATGATCAAAAATATATTTCGATATCTCATATCAGACCGCTGCCCGAATAAATTTTACCGCTTTCGGAATTTCCGTTGATATTTTATAGGCACTTCGTATCATTTCGCTAATCGCCGTCGCATCGTCGGCCTTTCTTGCATAGACAGTGCCGACCGCATCGCCCTTGGCAACGTTTTCGCCCACCTTTTTGAGCGACGCAAAGCCTACAGTATGATCGACCGTATCCTCAGCCCTTACTCGTCCGCCGCCGAGCATACATACCGCGTTGCCGACCGCAAATGTATCGACTGCCGTCAGATATCCTTTAGATGCAGCGCGAATATCGAGCGTGAACAGCTTTTTTTCCAGCAGCCTGTCAGGCTTGTCGCACACACGCGGATCGCCGCCCTGAAGCTCGACATTGCGGCGAAAACGATCAAGTGCTTCGCCCGAGCGGAGCACCGAAAGTATCTTGTCCTTAGCGTCCGCCTTATTCGTTGCGATACCGCACATCAACAGCATTTTCGCAGTAAGCTCGACAGAAAGTTCGAGTGTCGGCAGCATCTCGGGTTCGGCATCGCCCCGCAAGATCTTTATGCACTCGTAAACCTCCAATGCGTTGCCGACAAATTTACCGAGCGGCTGGCTCATATCGGTTACGAGGGCCTGCGTCGTCACGCCAAATGATCGGCCGGTTTCACACAGAGCCTTTGCGAGTTTTATGGATTCGGTTGGCTTCCGTATGAATGCACCCGAGCCTGTCTTTACATCAAGGATCAAGGCATCAAGTCCCTCGGCAAGTTTCTTGGACATTATCGACGCCACGATCAGCGGAATGTACGGCACGGTCGCCGTCGCGTCGCGAAGCGCGTAAAGACGCTTGTCCGCCGGCGCTATCTGCATCGTCTGGCCGATAAGCCCGAAGCCGCACGCCTTCATCACTTGTTTTAATCGCTTGAATGAGAGGTTGACGTTATAGCCCGGGATGGATTCGAGTTTGTCGAGCGTGCCGCCCGTGTGGCCAAGCCCGCGGCCCGACACCATCGGTACAGCGATGCCGCAAGCCGCCGCTAACGGCGCTATCAGCAGCGATGTCTTATCGCCGACGCCGCCGGTCGAATGCTTGTCCGCCTTTGGCGCATCGATATCGCTAAGATCCATCACGATGCCGGAGTGCAGCATCTCGCGCGTGATCGAGTTTTGCTCACGCAGGTTCAGCCCGCGAAGGATCATCGCCATTACAAGTGCCGTGATCTGATAGTCGGCCCACGTGCCTGTCGTAAGGCCGACGACGAACTCGGCGATCTCGCCATCCTTCAAAGCATGCCCGTCACGTTTGCGTGCGATTATTTCCTGTGGACGCATATCGGTTGAACAAGTTTCGCACAACTCCGCTCAAAGTTGAATCTACCGACGTATCGTTGCCGTAAGCGGACGGGCCGCAAGCCGAATCGCTTCAAAGCATAAAAAGGCCGCCCGATCTATTCTCAGGCGGCCTGCTCGTGTGAGTTAATGTCAGCGGACGAAGATGCTTGGGACGGGAATGTCGCCCGTTGAGCCGAACTGTTTTATCAGAAGGCCGGCGGTCGAGCGTTTCACATACCAAGTGCTGCCGGTCGGACGGAACACCGCTGCGTCTGCCTGGCCGTCGCCGTCATAGTCGCCCGGCGAAGGCACATCGCCTGTCGTCCCGAACTGATCCGCGTAATATGTCAGATTTTCGCTCCGAAGGATGTACCACGTTCCCCCTGATGTCCAGAATGCAATGTCAGCCTTGCCGTCTCCCGTGTAGTCGGCAGGCACTGCCTTGTCCGTCGAAGAACCGAACTGTGTTGCGAACACGCTGTTATCCGAACTCTTGCGTATCCACCATTCGGCACCATTCGCACCGTTCGGACGGAATACGGCAATGTCAGCCTTGCCGTCGCCGTCATAGTCCGCTGCGACGGGTTTGTCGCCTGCCGCTCCGAAGCCTGTGATCGTAGTGCCGCCCGTTGTGTTGTTTATGTACCAAGTGGAGTTCGACGGACGGAACACTGCTGTGTCGGCTTTTCCGTCGGCATCGTAATCCGCAGGAACGGGCACATCGCCGTTTGCTCCGAACGGTGTTGCATAGTACGTCATATCCTCACTGCGGAGAACATACCAATAGCCTGTCGAAGGCCTCCAGAACGCCACATCAGCCTTGCCGTCGCCCGTGTAATCAGCCGCAACAACACTGTCTGTCGCAGCACCGAACTGCGTTGCGAACACTCCGTCATTCGAACTCTTTGATATCCACCACTCCGAGCCGTTCACTCCATTCGGTCGATAGATCCCGATATCCGTCTTCCCGTCCCCGTCAAAGTCGAACGCGGTTCCGGGCTGTACCGGACTGAAGATCGTGAATTGAATCAAGCGCGACACGGCAAAGCCGTTCTCAGCACCGGCATCAGTTACGTACCATCGGCCGTAGAATGTGCGGCCGACAAAGGCCGGATCGGACGGAATGGCAAGTGCAATGCTGCCGTATCCGTTACCGCTTCCGGTTCCGGCGAGTGTAATGGTGTACACGCCGAAGCTGCCGATCGTCGGAACTGATGCGCCGACGCCCGGATCCGCAGAGTCGATGACGAGTTTTGCGGCAGCACCGCCGAGACCGTTCGAGACGCCGAGCGTAAAATTCGGATTGCCGAGCATCGGCGGTTCGATGGCTGTCGCATCAGGCACACGCGCGCCGGAGCCCGCACGGCCGGTACCATGTATCAGCGGCACGCGCTCGCTTTCGGTATAAAGCCTCGGCCGGTCGAATGGGGCCGTCTCATCGCGGACACGCGGATCGGTAAGCGGGCGTTTTAGGAATGCCGCAAGGTTAGCCCGCTGTTCGTTCGTCAGCGATAACGGATGGATCAGGTCACGATCAATATTGGGCGCATTGAACTCACCGCCTATACGATAGAATTCGACAACTCCTTCGATCGCCTCTTTCTTGCCGTTATGAAAGTACGGCGAGCGGAGGAACACATTGCGCAGTGACGGGGTGCGAAAGCGGCCGTCGTCATCCTGAAGGCCCGTGATAGCGCCGCGGCCGCGGTCCTCGAACTGCGGGCGTACGCCGATGTTGTGGTAATTTCCGTCGCTGAGCAGCGGCCCGCCATGGCACGCTATGCACGAGTTCGTCAAAAAGACGATACGGCCGCCGTCCTCGTCCGGATGAAGCTCCGAAATGCCCTGTGCATATTCGTCAAGCGGCGTGCGGTCGGAGAAGAGCGTACGCTCATGCGTCCCTATCGCCATCGCGATCCGAGCCGGCGTGACCTGCGGCGTACCGAAGGCTTCCCTAAAAAGCTCCGGATATGAGCGGCCGCTTATCCAGTTCTTAAGTGCCGGCGGGATATGTGTCGCGAGGGCGAGCGGCCTTACGTTTTGAATGCGGGCAGCGACATCGACCCAAGAACGGCCATTATGACCCATCTCGCCCGCATTGACCGGCGGGCCGGCCGCCTGATTTTCGAGGCCTCCGTATGCGGTCAGAAGGACGTCGTTCGTTATCTGATCGTGAAAAACGTCGCCGGCGCGGCCGTCCCAGAACAAACCGTTGCGCGTGTAGCCCGCGTTGAGATAGGTCGGCGATTTGCGGCCGGTTACCTGCTCTCGGAATTTGAAGAGGCTGTTCCAGTTGTAGAGTCCGTTCGCGTTGTTGTCTATCACGCCCGGCGAGCCGAAGACATCGTCAGCGGTGTTAAAGACGTTGTCAAAGCCGGGATTTCGCGCCCGATCATCGTTGAAGATCGTCCGCGGGTCACTACCGCCTGCGCCGGGCCGATGGCAGGTGCCGCACGATACAGTATTCGTTGATGAAAGCTGCTCATCCCAGAACAATGCCTTGCCAAGATACGCCTTTGCGGCGGTTATGGGATTCTCGGGCGGTGCGGGCGGAGGTTCGAGCGGAAAAAAATCGTTCGGGTCGCCAGTAACCACGGCTCGAAAACCGCCATCGCCTCGGCTGAGCTGGCTTACGTTGCCGCCATTCTCGGCACGAACCCAATAATAGTAGGGCGTCGCAGCGGCCGGAGGCGTATCAAAGAAATAATTTGCCTCGGTCGTTCCGACATCAACGGCTGTAATGTAGTTTTCCGTATCGTTGCGAAAGACGCGGTAGAGTGTTGCATCACGAACCGTCTCCCACGAGACCTCGATCTTCTGGGCGTAATTACCATCCGACGCAGAAACATTCGTCGGCGAGCCGAGCGGAGCATCGAGAATTCTGCCCTTAACGCTCGTCGTTCGCGACGGCAGTAGATATAGGGCCGCGGACCCTCCGATCAGAGCAAAAATGATGCTGAGTTTAAGCCGACGCATTCTAAATACCTCTTGACGCGTGATACAACGGGACACTTTTCGGTTCTCAGGAGTATTCCCGCACATTTTAGCAGTTTTTACGGTATTGCCAAAGGAATTATGCGGCCGTTTCGGAGGACAGCTCTGCCGCAAATAATGATCGAGTGAAATAAACTGTGCAGAACATCCAGAGGTCGGGTAAAATCAGCCGTATGAAGATGCGTTCAACGGCTGCGGCCGTTCTGTTTGCAGCGGTATTTGTAGGCATTGTGGCCCACGGCAATCAAATATCGGCGGCGGCGTGGCGATCGGTCCAGGTTCAGCCGACCCCACGTCCGAGGGTGGTCGTTACGAGTGCCCCGACCTTGACGCCGACACCTACGCCGGAAGCGGCCGCTCCAAAACCGACGCCGAACGCGACGGGGCCGACCCTCGAAGAATTACAGTTAAAGATCCGTCAAAAGCTTTTCTCGCCCGATGTTCGACGAGGCCGCGTCGGCGTAAAGATCGTGTCGCTGGCAACGGGCAAGGTCGTCTTTGAGAGTGATGCCGACAAGTACTTCATTCCCGCGTCAAATATGAAGAATTTCACGATCGCAACGGCGATCGAACGGCTCGGGCCTGATTTCAAATTCATCACCGATATCATCGGCGAAGGCCCTGTCGATCCCGCAGGCACTGTCAAGGGAAACGTACGCATCTACGGACGCGGCGATATCTCGATGTCAACATCATTCGACCCTGCATTCCCTTCAGCGACGAACTATTTCCGTGCTCTCGATATGGTCGCGGATAAGCTGGCCGCCGCCGGCGTTAAGAGGATCGAGGGTGATCTGATCGGCGATGAAAGCTACTTCCGCGGCTTTGCCATTCCGCCGACGTGGGAATGGGACGATCTCGCGGCGTATTACGGTGCAAGCATCTCCGCACTGCCGATGAATGACAATGTGGTAGATGTTTCGATCCGTCCGGGTACAAAAGGCGGGCCGTGCATCGTGTCGATCCTGCCGTCAACACAGCTCGTAAAGATCATCAATAACTGCATTACGGGCAGCAGCGACACTGTTGAGATCAACCGGTTGATCGATCAGAACGTCGTTGAAGTGAACGGCGTGATGACAACGAACGCAAAAGAGAAGAAGGTCGCGATCCCGTTCTCACACATCGCCGACCTTTATATCGAGCTGCTGAAACAACGGCTTGCCGCAAAGGGCATTATCGTAACCGGCCGTGCCTTTTCGGTCAGCTCACCTCCGGCGGTGTGTAACGGCTGTACGAACGCGCCGACTTACCTTCTCGGCAAGGTAGAATCGCCGCCGCTTTCATACATCGCCGCAAAGACGATGAAATCCAGCCAGAATATGTACACCGAGACCATTCTTTGGGCTCTCGGCGAAGAGTCCGGACGTAAGAGCGGCGGTTCGGGGCCAAGTTCGGCTCTCGGGCTCGCGGCAGTAAAAAAATTCCTCACTGAGATCGGCATTCCTGCTGACGCCGTTCTGCAGTACGACGGCAGCGGAATGTCGCGCCACGATCAGATCACACCGTCCTCAGTGATCACGCTCTACACATATATGGCGAAAAGTAGGAATGCTCAGGTATGGCGAAGCAGCCTTGCTGTCGGCGGAGCGGACGGAACATTGCGGAAAAGGTTTGCAGGCACGGCCGCGGCCGGCAACTTCCACGGCAAGACCGGCACGGTCGATCAGGTTTCTGCGCTTTCCGGCTATCTCAAGACCGCAGGCGGCGAGGAGTTGGCAGTGTCGTTCATCGTCAACGGCGTGCCTGACACGCAAAAGCGCATCTCGCTTATCGATTCAATTGTGGTTGACCTTGCGAATTTTGCCGGCAAGGTCGATCAATGATCTCTGCACGCTAACGCCGCAGTACGTCGAGCAGCTTTTCATGGATGCCGCCGAAGCCGCCGTTCGACATCACGGCGACCACATCGCCGGCGCGCATTTCAGGCGCCAGATGTTCGACGATCGCATCAGCGTCCGCGAAGGTCGCAGCCTCTTTTCCGGTCGCGGCAATGTCTGCGACAAGCTTTTCTACATCGAGGAGTTCACTGCCGAAGCGCTTTGCATCCTCAGGATTGAAAACGCCGGCGATTATCACTTTGTCGGCGTGAGCGAACGCTTTTTTATAGTCATCCTCAAAAACTGAAAGGCGCGATGAACGAGAACGCGGCTCGAAAACAGCTATCAGGCGGTCATCCGCATAGCGTTGGCGGAGGGCTTTGAGCGTCTCGTCAACAGCTGTGGGATGATGTGCAAAATCGTCGATGACGGTAACGCCGCGTTCGACACCGCGAACTTCCATCCGCCGTTTTACCGACTCGAAGGTATCAAACGCCTCCTGCATCTTTTCTTGTGAGATACCCCACGCATCAGCGGCAATTATGACCGCAAGGCAGTTGCGGACGTTGAATTCGCCGATCATTTTTGTGCGAAAGCTGCCCCACTTTTCGCCGGCGCGATAGATCTCAAAGCTCGTCCCTTCGGCCGAGAACCCGATGTTGCGTGCCTGCCATTTTGCACGGTCGCCAAGCCCGAACGTCTCGACATTCGTGAAGAGTTTTCCCCGCATCGAATCAAGCACCTCCACCACGACCGGCGAATCGACACCGCAGATCAAGCGGCCGTTGCCCGGAACAAGGTTCATCAGCCGTGAGAACTGCCACTTGACAGCATCAAGATCCTTGTAGATATCGGCGTGGTCGAATTCGATATTATTTATGATCGCGATCTCCGGCAGATACGACATAAACTTTGGCTTCTTATCAAAGAATGCAGTGTCGTATTCATCACCTTCAATAACGAAATGATCGCTGTCCGTTACTCTGAAACTCCGGCCGAAATTCTGAACCACGCCGCCGACCAAAAATGTCGGATCAAGCCCGCCGACCTCGGTCATCCAGGCCGCGAGTGATGTCGTTGTCGTTTTGCCATGCGTTCCCGCGATCACCAGCGAGCGTCGGCCGCGTATGAATTCCTCGCGCACGACCTCAGCCTGCGAACGATAGAGCAGCTTGCGGTTCAACACCTCTTCCAGTTCGGGATTACCGCGCATTATGGTGTTCCCGACGATCGTTACATCGCGTTCGAGGTCGGCATTCTCGGCCTTGTAGCCCTGTATTATCTCTATGCCGAGCGCAGCAAGCTGCGTTGACATAGGCGGATAAACGTTCTGATCCGAACCTGTAACGCGGTGGCCGCGTGCCTGCAGCATTCCGGCGACCGAAGCCATCGCGGTGCCGCAAATTCCGATGAGGTGATAGTGCATATTTTACAGAACGCCGGCACATACAGGCCTGTCCGCAGGCCTGTATGTGCAAATTGGCAGGATACCGGAGCTGAGCCGTAAAAAACGAACGGCAAACGAACCCGCAGCTACCGCGCAAGAAGCTCATTTACCAGGCTGTCGGCCTTGTATAGCTTTTTCAGCGCTTCGAGTATTCCCGCGGAATGTACGCCGACCGCACGGCCGCCGTCAGCTTCATCGACATACCAATAGCGGTTTGAGAGCTTCTGATTATTGCTGTCGAAGTTGATACCGACGAATTCGCCGTTACGGTTTACGACCGGCGAGCCCGAATTGCCGCCGATGGTATCAGCCGTATAAACAAAATCGAGCGGCGTCGAGAGGTCGAGCTTATCGCGTCCGTTCTGCCAGCGGGGCGGCAAGTTCCACGGCTCCATTTGGTTAAAGCTGTCGGCGCGATCATAAAGGCCGTAGAAGGTCGTCTTATACGGTACAAGCGTCGTATCCTCTTCGTAGCCCTTGACACGGCCGTATGAGATGCGAAGGTTGAAGTTAGCGTCGGGCGGGATCGTCCTGCCGTAAACGGCGAAACGTGCCTTGGCGATCTTTTCGCCGGCGGCGGCGTCAACATTGGCGATATTCGTCTCATTCCACGCACGCAGTTCGCGAATGATAGGCTCGATCTTTCGCGCAATGACGATAAGCGGATCGGTCGAAGCATCGACCGCCGCAGAGCCGCCGTCGAGCAGCGCCTTGCGTGCCGCCGGATCCTTGAGCGTCGTCTTGTCGATCGCCTCGCTGACCACCTCGGCCGGTTCGCGAGTGCCGAGAACCGCACGTATGAACGGGTCGTTCGGC from Chloracidobacterium sp. includes these protein-coding regions:
- the dacB gene encoding D-alanyl-D-alanine carboxypeptidase/D-alanyl-D-alanine-endopeptidase translates to MKMRSTAAAVLFAAVFVGIVAHGNQISAAAWRSVQVQPTPRPRVVVTSAPTLTPTPTPEAAAPKPTPNATGPTLEELQLKIRQKLFSPDVRRGRVGVKIVSLATGKVVFESDADKYFIPASNMKNFTIATAIERLGPDFKFITDIIGEGPVDPAGTVKGNVRIYGRGDISMSTSFDPAFPSATNYFRALDMVADKLAAAGVKRIEGDLIGDESYFRGFAIPPTWEWDDLAAYYGASISALPMNDNVVDVSIRPGTKGGPCIVSILPSTQLVKIINNCITGSSDTVEINRLIDQNVVEVNGVMTTNAKEKKVAIPFSHIADLYIELLKQRLAAKGIIVTGRAFSVSSPPAVCNGCTNAPTYLLGKVESPPLSYIAAKTMKSSQNMYTETILWALGEESGRKSGGSGPSSALGLAAVKKFLTEIGIPADAVLQYDGSGMSRHDQITPSSVITLYTYMAKSRNAQVWRSSLAVGGADGTLRKRFAGTAAAGNFHGKTGTVDQVSALSGYLKTAGGEELAVSFIVNGVPDTQKRISLIDSIVVDLANFAGKVDQ
- the mpl gene encoding UDP-N-acetylmuramate:L-alanyl-gamma-D-glutamyl-meso-diaminopimelate ligase, translating into MHYHLIGICGTAMASVAGMLQARGHRVTGSDQNVYPPMSTQLAALGIEIIQGYKAENADLERDVTIVGNTIMRGNPELEEVLNRKLLYRSQAEVVREEFIRGRRSLVIAGTHGKTTTTSLAAWMTEVGGLDPTFLVGGVVQNFGRSFRVTDSDHFVIEGDEYDTAFFDKKPKFMSYLPEIAIINNIEFDHADIYKDLDAVKWQFSRLMNLVPGNGRLICGVDSPVVVEVLDSMRGKLFTNVETFGLGDRAKWQARNIGFSAEGTSFEIYRAGEKWGSFRTKMIGEFNVRNCLAVIIAADAWGISQEKMQEAFDTFESVKRRMEVRGVERGVTVIDDFAHHPTAVDETLKALRQRYADDRLIAVFEPRSRSSRLSVFEDDYKKAFAHADKVIIAGVFNPEDAKRFGSELLDVEKLVADIAATGKEAATFADADAIVEHLAPEMRAGDVVAVMSNGGFGGIHEKLLDVLRR